The sequence below is a genomic window from Coffea arabica cultivar ET-39 chromosome 8e, Coffea Arabica ET-39 HiFi, whole genome shotgun sequence.
CATACACACATATCGTATAAAACACAAAACATTGACAAGCCTCCAACAATGGTGAATATTTTCTTCCCCAATTAGTTAGCTCATCTTCATTCCTGGTTAGGCAATGAAAGTTTAAATCTAAAGCTGGTTTTAGGTCTTACAGGAAAGCATCTTTAAAAAAGGAAGGGTACaaagaaagacaaaaattaAGATTGCTGCTGGTTTGGCATTTTATTATATCATTTCTGTTCATAAACGTGGATGCCAGGATTAAGGAACTATAATTCGCTGAAACAATTTAAGTTTGAAGAAAAACGAAAACTATTGAAGCACGAAGGGCAAAAGATTGCATTATCGAACCTTAAATTCTCTTTTGAGCCGATCAACAATAATCTCAAGATGCAATTCTCCCATTCCTTCAATAACTGTTTGATTTGTCTCTTCATCCCTTGAGAAGTGGAAAGATGGATCTTCTTGAGCAAGCTTGATCAATCcattggccattttatcaacaTCAGCTTTGGTCTTGGGTTCAATTGCCACCTTAATGACAGGATCAGGGAAATCCATTCTTTCAAGAACTACAGGACTATCAGGATCACATAACGTTTCTCCAGTAATTGTATCCTTCAAACCAGCAAGAGCAACAATATCACCAGTTAAGACTGCCTTCACGTCTTCTCTACTGTTAGCATGCATTTCCAGGAGTCTACCAATTCTCTCTTTCTTAcctttgtttgcattgagtacATAGGATCCTGCTTCAAGCTTCCCTGAATAGACCCTAACGAATGTTAGGGATCCCACAAAAGGATCACTCATTATCTTGAAAGCCAATCCAGCAAAAGGCTCACCGTCATCAGCAGACCTTTCAATAGTCACTTCTGGGTTCTCAGGGTCAGTACCCTTCATTGCTGGCACGTCAAGAGGAGAAGGCAAATAATTCACAACTGCATCAAGAAGAGGTTGGACTCCCTTATTCTTAAAAGCCGACCCACATAAAACTGGAACAAAACTGCCAGAGATAGTTCCTTTCCTAATTAGTTTCTTGATTGTCTCCTCATCAGGCTCGACTCCTTCCAGGTACTTCTCCATAGCACCATCATCCATCTCAACGACAGCCTCAATCATCTGCGCCCTGTAATCATCAGCTATCTCTTTAAGGTCAGCTGGAATGTCTTCATAGCTAAATTTTGCACCTAATTCTTCCCCAGACCAAATGACTGCTTTCATCTTGACAAGATCAACTATTCCTCGGAAATTATCCTCTGCACCAACTGGAATTTGAATCACAAGTGGCTTTGCACCCAAGTTTGTTACTATCATGTCTCTTGTTCGAAAGAAATTTGCTCCAAGACGATCCATTTTGTTAACAAAGCATATCCTGGGGACCCCATATCTGTCAGCTTGTCTCCAAACAGTTTCAGACTGAGGTTCCACTCCTGCAACACTGTCAAACAAGCAGATTGCACCATCCAATACCCTAAGAGCACGCTCCACTTCAAGAGTAAAGTCAACATGCCCTGGAGTATCAATAATGTTAATCCGATGCTTGTCCCAAACTGCAGTAGTGGCAGCAGATGTAATGGTGATTCCTCTCTCCTGTTCTTGTTCCATCCAATCCATTGTAGCTGTTCCCTCGTGCACCTCACCAATTTTGTAGTTTCTACCAGTATAATACAGAATCCTTTCTGTTGTAGTAGTCTTTCCTGCATCTATATGAGCCATAATTCCTATATTACGGTAGTCCTCCAAAGGAACTGTTCTCTTCCCTGCTGCAGATGATTCAAACCAGAAAAGATATTTGGTTAGCTAGGTGGCAATACTATTTGACCATATAACACTGTTTGAACATTGTAATCTATAGTTACTCAGAATAGTATGAATAGCATATAACTGCCTCGCTTcaaacttattattattttttatatatataaaaggagAAGCATAGAAGTCCCTGTGTTGTTTTACTCCATTGAATCATAAAAGCATTTCCGCAAAAATGAGTATGTTGCAAGCAAAAGACATAACAATCAACTTGTTCAAATACTTCATATTTCAACAACAAAGAGAATTGTACATTCATGCATGTCCCAGAACCAGGAAACaataatgaaaattttctttctcaTCTCCCCTCCACCCCAATCATATTATCACAGCTCATAACTTCATGGGCTCGAGCTCACAGATAATCAACAGTAACTGAATTGCAAGCTAAAGAGAATCATTAAAACATGGAACCCCACTGTAAACTTCCCACCTCATAATATCTTGAAAAGCTAAGCAATTAATCAAACATAAAGAAGAAACAGATTCTTTCAATTAGATAATTCGAAATTGAACCATTTTCAGTCGAATTGCCAAAAAAAGACAGTAAAGATAACAACTTTATCCAATTTCTTCAACAGAAACCAAAAGGGTACCCCAAAATCACAGCAAAACACACAGAGGCAAGAAGAAGCTATTCATCAAACACAAGAACAAAAGGAACCATTTAATCAGATAACTGGAAACCAAGAACTAAGAAGCACTTTCACTCAAACTAGCAAATGACAATAAATATAACGACTTTATCCAATTTCCTCGGTCAACAGCCCAAAGGGTATTCAGAAATGACCCCAAAAATCCaaattcatcaaatatgcatcCCAACAACATAATAATCATAATTCTACAGCACATATCTATAAGAccagcgagagagagagagagagagaccgtCAGCAGCCATGGCAAAGACTGTGAAGCTACTCCGTTGTCTCTGCTTTTGAGGCATAATTGAGAGCTTTGAAGTTGAGCTAAGCCGCAGGGTCCCAAAGAATTCAGATAGAGAAGAAGAAGTAAGAGAGCGGACTCTCGCACTGTTGGCACTAATACGACGGCGTAGATGCTTGGAAGGAACTGGCCTTCTTGATGAGCCATTGAAGTTACAGAGTGGAGAAGCAGCTGTTGATGATGATGCAGATGACATCTTTAGCAATGCTTCTgctgccattttttttttctctcactcAAACACACACTACACTAGGCTAAGGTGTGTGCTTTATTTTCTGTTTTGTGTGCTTCTGGCGGTTGTTTATAAGGAGGGGTTTGGCTATAAGATTGAGTTGAGGCTGGGGATAACGAAATCGCATGAGATGGAGTGGAGGCTAGATGGGCCATTCTAATGCTTTTGTGGAGCAGTGGACCGGGGATGATTTTCTGTGGCCGATAATAtaggatttattttccttttcttttatggTGCATTTGCACTTTTTTACTCGGatatgatttttgttttcttttaaaaagGAACGTAAGAGTGAAAAATAGCTTGGTCCAACTAGTCACTACTTTCTTATGACCCGGTTAAATTGTATGTTATAtgaatatttatttaaaattttactataatttagTGTAATTATTTTAAACACAATGTTGGCGTTTGTTAAGCacactttatttttccaatggaaaacacccGCCCCCCACCTTCCCTCCTCCTCTAGTCCTCTCCCTGCCATGCACCAACGCCAATCTCGCCAACCATCATCGACACCTGCCTCTGCCACCTCCACCCTAAAactttttctacaacttttggGTGTTTTAGAGAAGAGATTTTTGTGTCGATTTGGATCAACTTAGTTGATTTTTGACTAATCACATATTACCAATTTGACTTATAAAAATCCTACGAATTTACTTTAATTGTATTTAATGTAAAATCAGTGGGTTCCATAATCTAATCTGGAGTATTTTGATTCGTCTAAAATCTAATTACTGAATTTGTCAAGTAATTGGTGCCAACCAAGATAAATTTAGTAGCCGTTACAGTAGGCAgtgtttaaaataaaatttatttaagtTTTCTAAAACAAGCCATCCAAACAAACCTTTAATTACAGTGTCTACATAGATTTGACTCTGCTACATCCAACTTTGTCTCTCCATTTCCCTTGGTTGCTCCGGTTTGTCCATAAATGAAGAAGGAAGCTTTGTTAAAAATGAACAACAAAATAACCTCCCATAAATGCGATTCTGCGTCTTGCTTTTTTCTCTGTCATTTTCTCTcgtacatgtttttttttttttcccttcctttgATTTTAGCTATTATGCGTATGAAACAGGAcgtcaaatatatttaatattatGAGATGGCAAAAACAAAATCCACCAATCGAGTGATGGTATTAAAGATGCCACGTCCCGCAAGAAGCCTATATCCTTTGAAGTCCACTTCTCACTGAAGGGTATTGACGTTGGTAATGGTGGCCCTCCTAAAAGCCCAACATACAATCTCAGCAAACTTGGAGAGTGCAGCCCTGCAGGGTGGTGATGAACCACTTAGTAGGTCCACTCCTCTTAGTCTTGGTTTCATTTTCAGTTTCACATATTCATGGGCGAGTCTACACCAATCGATTTCGTCTTTAGATGcgaataaaaattttttaaaagaaaaaaaaaaaaacctcacaAGAAGACTAACTAGCCTAAATCATTCCCTGCTGCTAGTGAAAGCCAccaatgaaaactgaaaagatgccttccactttttttttatttgtcgatACGATAGAATTCCTATAACCTAAACTAGCCTATTCTAGGGGGGAGGGGACTTGATGTGAGTAGAAACTCCATCGAAGTTGATCAATGAATACCGTCACATAATGTGATAATTTTTGTGGGAGGTAAGGTTCGAACCCTTGACCTCCCGCACCACCAAGCCTAAGAAGGCTTGGGATGACCACTGAACCAAAGACCCAGTGACAAATTAAGATGCCTTCCACTTGATCTTGCAAATTAAGACTGAGACATACTTGCAACCATGTCATCACTGACATTATCTCCATTTGTGTAccatcttcttccttcttttttttttttcaatccgaGATTGAAACGATTGTCAGTATAACCGTCTTGAAACGGTTTcacaaatttcattaaaatgtaaatacatttatttaaaaataaattagtttaaatATAAACTAATTCATTTTATTTAGACCTCAGATATATCGTTAAAATTGGTATATATCTTATATATCTATATAATAAAAGGGGGAGTTGACAAATGAATAGTGAATTTTGGTCAAGCGGTTATGCTGCTATTTTTGTGACTTTGAGGGGCGTTTTGGTCTTTTGGCATTGGATGGCAATGGTTTTGCTGGAAATTCGCTTTTGGCATTGTATGACTTTGAGGGGCGTTTTGGTCATTAAAATTCTTTGCCTTACCTCCTTAGCCACAGACCAGATGGCTCAAAGCAAATTTATTTCCAACACCAAGCCACGTGCCTTGCCTTGCCGTGGGATTATTTCCAACACCAAGCCACGTGCTTCCTGTGGCATTTGGTTTGGATTATCTTGAAGAAAAAATTGTAGGACAAAATAAGTTAATAATACACACTAATTCATGGGTAAAATAATCTAATCTTTAACAATATAAAAGGGGGAGTTGCCCTAtgaatagtattttttttttgtcaagtgATTATCCTGCAATTTTGGGAATAAAAGATGGAGTTGGCGTATGAATAGTGAATTTTTTATCAAGCGGTTACAAGGTAATTTTGGGCAACTTTGAGGGCAAATTTGTTGGCTTTTGTATTTGttggctttttcctttttttttgcacaaattaaaacatttaatcaATATAATCACAACAATTATTTTTGGGAGGGAGTTGGCTTATGAATAGTGAATTTTTTGTCAAGCATTTATAAGGTAATTTTGGGCAAATTTGTTGGCTTTTTGTATTTGTTGGCTTTTGttggctttttccttttttttttgcacaaattaaaacatTAAGAGCCATGTATTATTACATTGTTTTTGAAATTTACagtactttaatttttttaatgtaagaaACAATCTAAATAATGTTGAGTGTTTTGTAAATACACAATTATTGAGGAatataattaataaattattattggCTTTAGTGACTTTAAAAAATGGATTTTATTACAGCGACATGAAATAAAAttgtttggaaaaaaatgaatgcatatattgcaaaaaaaatgaaataaaatagtgCTCTGTAAAATTGTTGAATGCAGTAATTGTTTAGCATGTTCAGCAGTAGCTTTTGACTAAATGATTCCCAAAAGTTTATcagcagtaaaaaaaaaaagaaaagaaaagaagtccAACATTATTATCACAATTAACCAAAATCGATTAAGGTGTCATCGACTAAAAATGGTTTCTAATCCTACTACTTTTTAAAACATACAATTATAAAGATATATTAGTCTATATATCCATATTACTCTATATAATTATTACAAATTTTTAATGCCcttgtttttattcttatttttcgttctttaaaaaagaataattagTATGTTATTTACTAATAGTCCGTGCATCCAATAACAATTGCAGGATAACtgcttgacaaaaaaaattgttcatGGGGCAACtctcacttttatattgttagataaatatccatatttaatatatatatataattattataaaatgtttCCTAATGGCTCTAAATTTAATGTGTATATATTCATTTTTCCTAATGGCTCTAAATTACTCTAAATTGAAAAGCAATGTTGTATGCTACTTTTTTATTATACTTTTAGTCAAACATGCAACATTAATTACATTGTttcttacattaaaaaaaattaaagtactGTAAATTTCAAAAACAATGTAATAATACATGGCTCTTAATGTAGATTAATGATCTAATATTAGTGAGCGACAttatacaaaaatatgaaagaaaaataatttttgtgattatattgattaaatgtttttaatttgtgcaaaaaaaaaaaggaaataggcCCATCTTTATGGAACTTAGTGAGTAATAGAGATATACATAAATATAGATGGATATCTTTATAATTACCTCACCCAAACCACATAATTTATACAAATCATACCACACAAAATGTCGACACTGCATTGTCTCAATTATTGTACTTTATTAACCATTATATTACAAAATATCCTCCATACTTCACAAACTATTAACACTATATTCATCCAATTAATTTACCGCACTATTATTTTATAATTCAAATCAGacttataataattatataactCTGTATATTATAAGAAATATATAATGGCTAAAAATTAAGCAACTTAATACGAGAAATATTAGTGCTCCTGCGCAATGCGCAGCCGTCTCACTAGTATTATTGTAATTTGAAAGTGTAATATTTTTTCTCCTCTTGACCAAAAGACTCTTGACTGTTCATGACGGATGCTGTTGTAGCCATCCTGCCCCGAATTTAGTAATCGTCTAGCTGAGCTGCCTGTACTATACCAATTACCAACGTGTCTACTTTGTCGTGTGGTTCCACTATCCCTGTCGCGTTGTTCCCTTACTGGCTGTCCGACTTGTAAGTAGACCGGCCCACAAACCCTAAGTCCACGTGGCCTCATCGAGGACCTTTTGATCACTTGTTTCCGGACTCCAACCCCCACGTGGTCAGTGGTAATTTGTGGGGTATATCCATTTAAGTAGTATTTTCCTTATTTATATGTTACTTACTTTCATTTTATACCTACTACATAGATTCCCATCCTctgtctttttatttttaaatgtaaaaaaagaaattgagtAGGTTCGATCCCAATTATCGTTATGAACCGGGACTTATCCTCGAAAGCATAGATCATTTGCAGGAGTTTCTGTAGATCATCCATTAATACAGTACTCATCTtaataatataattaaaatacacaactttttataagaaaatgattcatttatgtTGATTGAATCAACTTGTATTTATCTATCCTCTGCTCATGTCCTAGTTTCCTTGCACTCTGTCTGGAATCCAGGTGTTTGGATTATTGgtcacaactcacaaacacGAATATTTAATACTCATGTTTACTTTGCCATTAGCTTGCATCTAAATTTGGTTTAATTAGACCAAAATTTTGTACGACCAACCAAGTAAATCGATACTCTAGCGTATGGAGTCACATCATACAGCTAGCACGAAAAGCGTCGTTAGCACAACAACTGTCATATTCTAATAGCATTTTTATACCGTATACATTAAATCATTATAGTatgtttttttataaaaaaaaattcagaaaatagCAATGCAAACGAGCTATACATTTATTGAACAAATGGTCAAGTAACTTAATGATAGGAGTATTACAGAATTGTTTGCTAACtacgtcaaaaaaaaaaaaaaaagagaggggagaTTTCGCATGGAGAATACTAGACCAATTTGCATAAGGCCTGCAATTTGGAGAATGCGAAGCAGAGAAAAcacaaacctttttttttttttggtaagaagAGAAAACACAAACTATTGGGGAGCAATGAAAGTTGACATTTTCTATGATAGCCACCAGAGAATACAATTTGCACCCtcttagttaattagtttgcaaaaacataaaaatggtTGGGAATCAATACGACCAAATTCTGCCCATAAAAGATGTACTCCAAAGCGTCTCCATCTTTTTTTACTTCCCAAAGCAAGTCCAAAATGTCTCCTGAAGCTGAAAGGATTTTAATAAAGCAACTTAGGTTGAAAACGAGACTCCCGGTTCAAATTATCTTCAGCATTTCCCGCAGTCTGAGGCGAAAACTTTTGATTCCATTTTCCAATGCCTACACCTAAATAGTACTCCGTATTTATTTAGATATAACTGTATATGTGTGTATCCAAGTGCAGGTGAAGAGAAACGTCTCAGATACTACTGCAATTGGAAACTACACATAAAACAGTGAAAGCGTGCACATTAATTTGCTCTTTAGAGTATTATCCAAGTGATTAATGAGGGTTGCCACGGATTAAGATGGAACTTAATTAGTAGGACAAAACTCTTAAAATACGGGACAACCTTACCTTAAAGATCCCCTACAATTTACTACTAATTTAAGTTTTAAACAACTTCTCAACACTCACCTCCTAGATTTACTCCTAGCTTTGCCCGGAATGATGCCAAAACGCTAATACAAGTTGATAAAGGATCCACCACTTCCTGACAAAAAAAGTCATGTATTTAAATTTTGCTGCCGTTGACGTGAGAGTTTTGTTAGTGATTAATCTATAAGTAACTTGTAAGGAATTAATAATCCTGGAAGCATAACTTGACTTGTAACAGCGACCTGAACAGAAATCAATAAATGATTggagtaaaaaataaaagttgtcTTTGCCACAAAAGTTGTCTACTGTATCTATATGATTGGAAAGAATCACCTTAAAATTATATAGGGCTGGGTGGAAAATTAACGGAACTGTACTGAACTACTTGCCAAAGGATGTTGCTGCAGTATGTTTAGGAATCAGAGAAGATGTGTGGAAAGTTGCTGCGGTATGATTGTGACCACAAATAATAGGGGAAGTGTGGGTGATGGACACCTGTAAAGGGCTTCTTTACCTGCAACCTGGAGGGCTGTTGGGTGTTCGGGGATTACAACTGCAAATGTAAAATGTGGAGTGCCTAAATTAGGCAACTTCCAAAGTGAGGGGGTCGTACGCTGAAGTAAGGGCAGGGAAAAAAGGCGCGAAGCTTGGCGGGTAAGCTAAACACAGTATGCATAGTAGTAAGGAAGAAGTGCGAAATCGGACGAAAGCATTGAAAAGTGGGGTTCTTTTAATAAACACTGATGTGTTTATTTTGTATGCTTTCCGATAAATGAAGTACCCAATTTAAGAACGAGCTGGTCGTTTATAAGACAACGGGTTTAACTATACTTTTTTTCTGATAAATACATTTCTATTTAAGGCACCTTGCTACTCTGTTCGTGTAACGGTCCAAAAgacataaagagctggtcttttattcAACAGCgggattattttcattttatctGATAAAACATTGTGTCTTTAAGGCACCTTGGGTATTATGTTGTTGTAAGagatgaaagccataaagagttaaaacttttaaattgaAACACACGTTTGAATATATGAATGGGCCTCTACGGAAAATGGGTTTAATCTTTACTTATAATAGGGGAAAGCCATATAGAACTGGTTTTATTATcgaaaaatgcatttcaatataATGTTGTcagataaataaatatttatttaaggaAAATAGGTACTCCGTTCTTATACTTTTTTTCGATAAATACTTTTATACATTTCTATTTAttagtaagaattactatttatgtataaaaatttactattatttgaactaaacttactcttttaaaagtaagtttgggatataaagtagtaatctacttatttaaaaattaagtctaatatttattccaatttaccttttgaggtataaaagttactaatctaTTAGgcttaacttactattttagataggaaactttgtttggattgcgatttatttgccaaaatatatttgcttacattatcattacaattttcaacacacctttttatctttccaattacctttttatctcacatacatcacatcacaaaaagtgctacagtaaaaatatctctaataattcacaatccaaacaattaCCTTTTTACTTCCATGATTTTAGGTGTTATTCTATTTAGGTGAATAGGTCCaacaataaatcaaatgatCGCTAAAAGTGCAACAACATGTTATATTAggtaaaaactatttcgctaccATAACTATCATTTagtatatctatatgtattgttGAGGGGGTTTTGGATAGGGAGCTTCCAAAATTGTCAAAAGTTTGAATGCTATTTTAatagaattttacatttttataattaaaaaatgtttATCCCTTAACTAATCATG
It includes:
- the LOC113703655 gene encoding elongation factor G-2, chloroplastic-like isoform X1, which translates into the protein MAAEALLKMSSASSSTAASPLCNFNGSSRRPVPSKHLRRRISANSARVRSLTSSSLSEFFGTLRLSSTSKLSIMPQKQRQRSSFTVFAMAADAGKRTVPLEDYRNIGIMAHIDAGKTTTTERILYYTGRNYKIGEVHEGTATMDWMEQEQERGITITSAATTAVWDKHRINIIDTPGHVDFTLEVERALRVLDGAICLFDSVAGVEPQSETVWRQADRYGVPRICFVNKMDRLGANFFRTRDMIVTNLGAKPLVIQIPVGAEDNFRGIVDLVKMKAVIWSGEELGAKFSYEDIPADLKEIADDYRAQMIEAVVEMDDGAMEKYLEGVEPDEETIKKLIRKGTISGSFVPVLCGSAFKNKGVQPLLDAVVNYLPSPLDVPAMKGTDPENPEVTIERSADDGEPFAGLAFKIMSDPFVGSLTFVRVYSGKLEAGSYVLNANKGKKERIGRLLEMHANSREDVKAVLTGDIVALAGLKDTITGETLCDPDSPVVLERMDFPDPVIKVAIEPKTKADVDKMANGLIKLAQEDPSFHFSRDEETNQTVIEGMGELHLEIIVDRLKREFKVAANVGAPQVNYRESISKVTETKYVHKKQSGGAGQFADITVRFEPMEPGGGYEFKSEIKGGAVPKEYIPGVMKGLEECMSNGVLAGYPVVDVRAVLVDGSYHDVDSSVLAFQLAARGAFRAGMRKAAPRMLEPIMKVEVVTPEEHLGDVIGDLNSRRGQINTFGDKPGGLKVVDALVPLAEMFQYVSTLRGMTKGRASYTMQLAKFDVVPQHIQNQLSQVKEEAVAA
- the LOC113703655 gene encoding elongation factor G-2, chloroplastic-like isoform X2, encoding MAAEALLKMSSASSSTAASPLCNFNGSSRRPVPSKHLRRRISANSARVRSLTSSSLSEFFGTLRLSSTSKLSIMPQKQRQRSSFTVFAMAADGKRTVPLEDYRNIGIMAHIDAGKTTTTERILYYTGRNYKIGEVHEGTATMDWMEQEQERGITITSAATTAVWDKHRINIIDTPGHVDFTLEVERALRVLDGAICLFDSVAGVEPQSETVWRQADRYGVPRICFVNKMDRLGANFFRTRDMIVTNLGAKPLVIQIPVGAEDNFRGIVDLVKMKAVIWSGEELGAKFSYEDIPADLKEIADDYRAQMIEAVVEMDDGAMEKYLEGVEPDEETIKKLIRKGTISGSFVPVLCGSAFKNKGVQPLLDAVVNYLPSPLDVPAMKGTDPENPEVTIERSADDGEPFAGLAFKIMSDPFVGSLTFVRVYSGKLEAGSYVLNANKGKKERIGRLLEMHANSREDVKAVLTGDIVALAGLKDTITGETLCDPDSPVVLERMDFPDPVIKVAIEPKTKADVDKMANGLIKLAQEDPSFHFSRDEETNQTVIEGMGELHLEIIVDRLKREFKVAANVGAPQVNYRESISKVTETKYVHKKQSGGAGQFADITVRFEPMEPGGGYEFKSEIKGGAVPKEYIPGVMKGLEECMSNGVLAGYPVVDVRAVLVDGSYHDVDSSVLAFQLAARGAFRAGMRKAAPRMLEPIMKVEVVTPEEHLGDVIGDLNSRRGQINTFGDKPGGLKVVDALVPLAEMFQYVSTLRGMTKGRASYTMQLAKFDVVPQHIQNQLSQVKEEAVAA